From the genome of Podospora bellae-mahoneyi strain CBS 112042 chromosome 2, whole genome shotgun sequence:
AGCGGGACCGGATATTGCAAAGCCTGATGCTGCGACCAACACAGTACATTTTTCTCAATCAAACACTCTGACCACATCCCGCATGCTGCCCGCATGAACGTGCCTGAAAGTGACGGCTTCAAACCTACACCACGCCTCCTGCAACTTTGCATCAGCCTGGCCCCAGCTGTGGCCGACTGGGGTTTGCGCAACCTGATCGATCGACCTCACAAAGAGTTTCCGAGGGCTCGGGAAAAGGCAGTGATGGTCTCGACCTCCCGGCAATCTGGGTCTCCTGCTCTGTCAGGAGATGCCTACGTGACTTGGTAGCTGTTGCAAACAAAGACCGTCGCAGCGGTGACCTTCCCGTTCGTCCCAAGTGAGCCCTGGAGCTGGACACAGAAACCGCTCACCATGCCCATTGCGTATACCGTAGTAAAAGCCTCGCGGGTTATTTTTGGGTGCCAGCCTGCCAGCATGCCAGCCCTCGGGGGCTTTGAAACCACACTCTCGCCAGTGGCGCAATAATATCTGATTTGTGAAGTCTTTTCTACGCCCCCTTTTCAGCCAGATATGCACTCAcacaccctccaccaacaagatAATAATCCGAGCTATCCGCACTCAAGATGACATTTCCATCCAATAGCAGCAACTATTCCATAGTCCAGTCAAATGCCATGCTGACCTAATTCACATTACCTAACTTCTGTAACACACAAGTTAACCTACAGACACAAAATGATATCATACCAGCCCAGACGGAACAACGGCTCCATCCATCTGCTGCTTCCCGTTGTTAACAACACCGGCCCGATCCCCAGCAACATTTCCGTCACAAACCAGCTCACTAAAAGCCTCAGGCCACAaaaacaccctctcctccatggGTGTCATGACGACATACCGCGGCACAGCATTCCGACTCGACACCTTCCTCCACATATCCGCCCTCGGGTTAAACCTCGCCGGCCTTCCCCTGCCGCCCGTcttcctctcatcctcctccagaatCTCCTCCAGCATCATTTGAATATCAGCAAAGCTCCCAAACGGCAAATACTTGATACCATGCTCAACACAatacccctccaacctcaacccctttCTCACAAACAACACATCCGCCTCCCTCGTAGAAGGGAAATCAGAGACCCCATCCCCAATAAACACAATCAACGGcacctcctgctcctcctcctcctcctcctcctcctcctcctcctcctcctcctcctcaacctccctcctcgcctccatcATACTCAACCCCTTAGCTTGACCCAGCTCACTCCCCCCATGCCTCCAAACCGGCCTCCACTCCGACCCATCCTCGGTAATCTCCGCCTCGTTAGCAACAGTATCAATCATGGCTGATTGCTCTTCTCCCAAAAACTCATCCAGCACCCTTCTCAAAACCGGCTTCAGTCCAGCACTGATGACATGGAATGGGATCCCCTCCCTCAGACAAAATTGGTGAAATCCGGCAAACCCAGGGTCAATTCCTAGCTGTTGGGACATGAGCTCGAACCCGTCATCAAAAGGGAcgttcaagctcctccacgTTTCTTCCGACACGGCCTTGAGGGTGCGTTGCCCCGAGGCGATCTGGGCGTCGAGAAGCTCCCGCTTGGAGGGGCCGCACCCGTAcgtgttgaagaagatgtgGCCTGTGTCTTGGAAGGAGATTGTGCCGTCGAAGTCTGCTGGAGAGTTAGTGTTGGGTTCGGTaaacgggggaggggaggaacaGGCCGGAGAAGCAGACAATCTTGCGCTTTTTGGTCGTGGTCGGGACTGCGTCACCTGCCTTGGAggctggggctggaggaggggagacaGCGGAGGgcatcttgttggtggtaaATCGAGAAAATTATTGACAGTGAGTTTGAACGTAGGTGGGCCAAAAGTGAGAACAACCATGAAGAGGAGCAAATATTGGAAGTATCCGGGTATGCCCCCTCACAAACTAACCACCAGCTTGACTGGCCACCCGGAACCCCGGAGATCTCATCTCTGGCGCTTTAAATCGCTGGGCAGCAGCTAACCTGGCAGCCGCGCGCCGGTTTAAGATGGGCCTAAGTTAGGAAAATGCCACGGGCCGAGAGCTACAGCGCGGGTTTCCCCCGTAACGCTTTCCTTTGCCGACATTCTTGGGGCAGCTGACTCGCGGTATAGACAAACACCCGTGGAAGAAACGGCCTCGCTGCAAATGCTGGTACAAACTCATGCGTTTCCCCTCTAGTCCTACTCCAGGAACCAGGCAGCATATTCTGGGCTGGACGAAAGTAGACAAAATTGGTAAATTATTTTCGTTCCTCTATATATTAGCTTTTTAAGAGTCCTGTGTCCCTGTAATAATCAAAGTAAACCATGGAGTTTCAAGGAGGGCTGTGGGATATCATCAAATATTTCATGAACTCGCTCGTTTCAAAAAAGCACCAATCTACGCAGAGACCTTGGCGCTGTACTTTGACGCCGCCTTGTCAAACAAATCACTCTTTTCCGCCAGGTCCACtaggagagggtgttgggcGTCTGTGGCTTCGAGAAGACTAAACACAAAGTCAGCATTGATACTGGTTTGGAAGTTGGGCTCCGGGACACATACGTCTTCTGCTCCGCACCATCCTTGCCGGCAATGACGTTCAGCACCAGAAGGTTGGCGATGGCCTCGGCGAACTTTGGCTCCTTTTTCAAGGCCTGGTCGAGAGCAGCTTGGGCCTCTTCTGTTCTGCCAAGGTGAAGCTCGGCAACGGCCTGGGAGACGAGAGACCGGACTGATGATGTAGCGGGTGCTTGCGCGAGCTCCTCAAAGACGTAGAAGGCTTGTTGGTACTTCTCACCGCCCTGCAGCAAACATATCAGTGTGTGACCCTTAGAAGGAAAATCCTGGGGTAGCACGAACCAgcctcaacccaacccaagaCTCTGCCAAGTTCACCAACAAACTGTCCTGCGCCCACCGCCGCGCGGCGGTAACCTCCTTGACGGCAAGGTCATTTCTGTTTTGTTGCAGATGGATCTGCACAATAAGCGCAACGGCGTCCACtgttcaaccaccacctcgtcaGTTGCGTCCCTTCAGTCGTTTGCCTGCGGTAGACTGGATATAGAATGTAACCTACAGCTTCCCTGGTGTTGCGAAAGAAGCGCCAAAGCCTCCTCACTCTTGCCCGCAGCCTGCAATACTGTCCCGCCCACAACCTGTACTGTAGTGTTGTCGGCCGCTGACTCTGCGAGCTTCTCGATGATGCCAACCGCCTTGTCGCTGTTCCCAAGCGCTTGCTCGGCCAGAGCAGCGATGGCCTGCAACTCTGGCTCCTTCTCGCCCGTTACATCGGCGAGGGCATCCTCGGCCTGGCCTAGAGCGATGCGAGCTCGCAGCTGGAGGACACGGGCGGGGAGCTCATTCTCGGAGGACAGGGTGGAAACACCGTAGTCGACCACTTCTTGGTATTGTCCTTGGTGAAAGTGGttgtggatgttgatgagttCGCCTTCGGCCGAGTAGGGATCCATATTGGGCTTTGCTGTGTGGTTTTGGGCTGGGAGAAGGTGAAGTGAGTGATGAAGCTGTTGTCAGTGGCCTCTTTCCCCTGTAGTTTAATTGACCCGACGTGGAGCTTTCCTGGGCGCGGTGGGATGCGCTGCGGAACAAACCGTTGCCAAGTAGGGGGTTGCtccagggttagggtctgGATGGCCCACCTATGGTTCCCAGCGCTGAAAGCTTCCACTGAGAGCTTCACTTTGGCATTGGAGCTTGGGGCAGCTTAAGAAACAGGCGATCTAACGACATCGACACCGAGAAACTAAGCGATGTTCATCAGTGAGAGATCTAAACATAGGTTGATATCATCGTCGACGACCGATTATACAACATCTTGAAATGTCATAAAGCATTTGAACAATTCCGGCCGAGCATGGAACCTGGAGTTGACTTTGGCAAGCAGTTTACCAACATCACAGTATCGTTGGGCCATATCTGGGTCGAAGATCAAACAAACATCATGCGCCAACTCCCACGACAATATCATTCCTTCCTCATTATTTCGACTTTGAATGAAGCTTTCCAACCTCGGCATCTGATCACTCACACCTTCACACTGAATACCAGCATCAACGAGCACCGCCATCGCCTCCTACTCGACATTGAGCTTTAGAAGCTCTCGTGTGAAGGAGCTTACATCGggtcatcctcaccatcactgCCGTCCTTTCGGATAGTTCTTTGGCTCAAATGGCGGCGAGTGGTCTCTCAGCCACACCGTGAACTCCGACGGCGCCGGTCAGAAGGAATCATTCGATGCCTGGATCGCAACGGTTCAAGCAGGCGGTCATCTTAGCTAAGTATAATCCTCTTCATTATCGCGGAATTTACTCCACCGTTTGTCACAAAGCCTGGGTTGCACGACTTGGAAAGTTGAAACAGTTAGactgtcatcatcatccctgCCGTCTCTCATTTCGTTGCTTGCCAACCAGTGCTCCTcactccatctcccccgcACCGCATGAATCTGGCCCAACCCATCCAGTTGGCCAGGTCTTCCAATGGCCAACCCAAGATTCCCTTTTGTCCGCTTTCCTAGCCTGGCGAGATGCCTCGACGAAAGAGCGTCTTCAGGTTCGATCGCCATGCCGTGCACACGGCATGGATGATTCAAGTAGCTTTTTTCAACCTCACAAGCCCGATCAAAGGTTCAGTAAAACTTCTTCTCCAGATGCCGTACCATTTCTCTCAATTGTTGGTTGTTCGTGAACGCTAGCGAGGGGTCGAAACATGAAACTGTTGCTTTCTCAAGGCTTCAAAACTCGCGATGAACCTCGACATGGGACTCCCATGCTTGGAAGAGGAGTCCTTCGGATGTCACAACTGGACCCCTGTCAGGCAAGGTGCGGCAACACCTTGCTCTCTCCATTTGCTTTCGTCAGAAATTCTCCGTCCGATGTTCTTCTTCAGGACTGCAACCTTCCTTCTCACATCTTTGGATGCTGGTGCTCGGACGTGCTATACTTGTCACCCGCTCTTGCAGCGAAGGGACGTGTTGAAGTCGGCGGTTGGAAACACTTGCTTCCGCTGCAGAGACGGGAGCGATCCTATTTTTGTTGGACCTATCTAGGAAGTTATCAACaagtgttgatgatgagtcTATGTACAAGACAAACAAGTTTTGGGCAACATATGCCGAATACAATTCCCATACTGGGCCAAGAGACATAAACAAGTCTGGATACACAAACCCCTTCTCATAAAAAAACCGGTGTTCATGTTTGATACTTTACCCGTCGTTTCTAAGTAACCCTCCCTGATTGGTGGATATGGAACTGAATCGTAGTGTGGTGGTTACATAGCGTGCCTTAATATAGCAGCCCGGTCATGTCCCTTCTTGCCGCAAATGGTCCCCAGTGCCGACAGGgggccttcttctgccaAGGGGTTCTCGAGAAGTTCTTGGGATTCGGGTCTCAGAGTTCGGCCATGGCAAGGATCCcgccccttcaccaccagccgcCCTATGACAGTGGTATCGTTCGGCGATGGCTTGGGCACACCACGATGGAAGCATACAAAGGGTGGTCATGCCCCCCTGCTgctcatcctcgcctccgTTTGTTGCTCAAGGATTCTAACCTTGTCgctcactctctctctcttcacaAACCCAGGCACAGGTTGTCCAGTGTCATGAATATCTCTTGGGTACTCTCCAACTGTTGATGGATCCTTTCTAATCAaacttttctcttctccgcTGCCGGCTTGTGTTTTTTCTTGGTTTCTTATGTGTTGtgcttttccttttttttcttcttcagggTCAGCATCTTATATTGCGGGACATGGAGATAACCATACCTCCACGAGAC
Proteins encoded in this window:
- a CDS encoding hypothetical protein (COG:U; EggNog:ENOG503NV0Y); protein product: MDPYSAEGELINIHNHFHQGQYQEVVDYGVSTLSSENELPARVLQLRARIALGQAEDALADVTGEKEPELQAIAALAEQALGNSDKAVGIIEKLAESAADNTTVQVVGGTVLQAAGKSEEALALLSQHQGSLDAVALIVQIHLQQNRNDLAVKEVTAARRWAQDSLLVNLAESWVGLRLGGEKYQQAFYVFEELAQAPATSSVRSLVSQAVAELHLGRTEEAQAALDQALKKEPKFAEAIANLLVLNVIAGKDGAEQKTLLEATDAQHPLLVDLAEKSDLFDKAASKYSAKVSA